Proteins co-encoded in one Papaver somniferum cultivar HN1 chromosome 5, ASM357369v1, whole genome shotgun sequence genomic window:
- the LOC113281461 gene encoding nuclear transcription factor Y subunit C-4-like → MENNKHLMNPNHNQSSTSPYPTQQSFESLMQQQTQKIQMFLSYQRQEIEQINDFKNHQLPLARIKKIMKADEDVRMISAEAPILFSKACELFILELTIRSWLHAEENKRRTLQKNDISAAITRTDIFDFLVDIVPREEEVVKGGAVGAVAIGRPAMVGGMDHGIYEHQPSQAWQSVWQSDDGGAYGGGGSAENHGNLEGITGYVVEHNPSDSL, encoded by the coding sequence aTGGAGAACAACAAACACTTAATGAACCCTAATCATAACCAATCATCAACATCCCCCTACCCAACACAACAATCATTTGAATCCCTAATGCAACAACAAACCCAGAAAATCCAAATGTTCTTGTCATACCAAAGACAAGAAATAGAACAAATCAATGATTTCAAGAACCATCAACTCCCATTAGCAAGAATCAAGAAGATCATGAAAGCAGATGAAGATGTACGGATGATATCAGCCGAAGCACCAATCCTGTTCTCTAAAGCATGTGAACTATTCATACTTGAGCTTACTATACGTTCATGGTTACACGCTGAAGAAAACAAGAGAAGAACATTACAGAAGAATGATATTTCTGCTGCTATTACTAGGACTGACATTTTTGATTTTTTGGTGGATATTGTACCTAGAGAGGAAGAGGTTGTCAAAGGAGGTGCTGTTGGGGCTGTTGCTATTGGTAGACCTGCAATGGTCGGAGGAATGGATCATGGGATTTATGAGCATCAGCCTTCACAGGCTTGGCAATCTGTTTGGCAGTCTGATGATGGTGGTGCCTATGGTGGCGGAGGAAGCGCAGAAAATCATGGTAATTTGGAGGGGATTACTGGGTACGTTGTGGAACATAATCCTTCTGATTCCCTGTAG
- the LOC113281463 gene encoding peroxidase 55-like produces the protein MELTSTKKLCLCLLMVFITLCRGEGQLSENYYAQTCPNVEFVIRQAVLSKFFQTFTTVPATLRLFFHDCFVEGCDASVMIASPNNDAEKDSPDNLSLAGDGFDTVIKAKQAVEASCPGVVSCADVIAIAARDVVVLAGGPSFNVELGRRDGLVSKASRVAGNLPEPDAHLDELNSMFRKHNLDQTDMIALSGAHTVGFSHCERISKRLYSFSPFSPIDPSLDSNYAQQLLSDCPTDVDPNIAINIDPATPRRFDNMYYQNLVQGKGFFTSDQVLYTNPASRDTVNEFARNTFNFNRAFSNAMVKLGRVGVKTGNQGEIRRDCIAFNS, from the exons ATGGAGCTAACAAGTACAAAGAAATTATGTTTGTGTCTACTGATGGTGTTCATCACTTTGTGTAGAGGAGAAGGACAACTGAGCGAGAATTACTATGCCCAAACTTGCCCGAACGTAGAATTTGTCATAAGACAAGCAGTGTTATCGAAATTCTTCCAGACTTTCACCACTGTTCCTGCCACTCTTCGCCTGTTTTTCCATGATTGCTTCGTTGAG ggatGCGATGCCTCAGTTATGATTGCATCGCCAAACAACGATGCAGAAAAAGACTCACCAGATAATCTTTCCCTTGCCGGAGATGGATTTGACACTGTCATTAAAGCTAAGCAAGCAGTTGAAGCTTCATGTCCCGGTGTAGTATCTTGTGCTGATGTTATAGCTATTGCTGCTCGTGATGTCGTTGTTCTG GCAGGGGGGCCTTCTTTCAACGTGGAACTAGGACGTCGAGACGGTCTTGTCTCTAAAGCATCCAGAGTTGCTGGAAATCTTCCAGAGCCAGACGCACATCTAGATGAACTCAACTCCATGTTTAGGAAACACAACCTCGACCAAACTGATATGATAGCACTTTCTGGTGCCCATACTGTGGGTTTCTCTCATTGCGAGCGCATTTCAAAACGTCTCTACTCATTCAGTCCTTTTTCACCAATTGACCCCTCTCTAGATTCAAATTACGCACAACAGCTACTATCTGATTGCCCTACAGATGTAGATCCAAATATCGCCATAAATATAGACCCAGCAACTCCTCGAAGATTTGATAATATGTATTATCAAAATCTGGTCCAAGGCAAAGGATTTTTCACTTCTGATCAGGTTCTATACACAAATCCAGCTTCTCGAGATACAGTGAATGAATTTGCTAGGAACACGTTTAACTTCAATAGAGCTTTTTCAAATGCGATGGTGAAACTCGGAAGAGTCGGTGTAAAGACAGGAAACCAGGGAGAAATTAGGAGAGACTGCATTGCCTTCAATTCTTGA